The following are encoded together in the Rhizobium tumorigenes genome:
- a CDS encoding ABC transporter ATP-binding protein, whose protein sequence is MNQPLLAITGLSAVSDRDGGAPILRDVSLTLERGEVRGLVGESGAGKSTIAKALLGILPRTVSVVGGFINFEGRDLLRLPQKELRSIMGSEISLIPQDPQTALNPGRRIEAQLTDGLRLKRGLSSKEAAQRALKLLEEVHIRDPERVLRCYPHELSGGMRQRVLIAAAFALEPKLVVADEPTTALDVTVQKQILRLIRGLQEAHGTAVIFVTHDLGVVAQICDSVTLLYAGKVIEEGRTAEVLATPRHIYTQALIAAGPRYDRPNAGLTPVPPEIFDELRREIGLHDGSRSHV, encoded by the coding sequence CGGCGCGCCGATCCTGCGCGACGTCTCGCTGACGCTGGAGCGCGGCGAGGTCCGCGGCCTCGTTGGCGAAAGCGGCGCCGGGAAATCGACCATCGCCAAGGCGCTGCTCGGCATCCTGCCGCGCACCGTTAGCGTCGTCGGCGGCTTTATCAATTTCGAGGGCCGCGACTTGCTGCGGCTGCCGCAGAAGGAACTGCGCTCGATCATGGGCAGCGAGATCTCGCTGATTCCACAGGATCCGCAGACGGCCCTCAATCCGGGACGCCGCATCGAGGCACAACTGACCGACGGCCTGCGCCTGAAACGCGGCCTGTCGTCGAAGGAGGCCGCTCAACGGGCGCTGAAACTGTTGGAAGAAGTTCATATCCGCGATCCCGAAAGGGTACTGCGCTGCTACCCGCACGAACTTTCCGGCGGCATGCGCCAGCGCGTTCTGATTGCCGCCGCCTTCGCGCTGGAGCCAAAGCTGGTCGTCGCCGACGAGCCCACGACGGCGCTCGACGTGACGGTGCAGAAGCAGATCCTGCGGCTGATCCGCGGGCTGCAGGAAGCGCATGGCACCGCCGTCATCTTCGTCACCCACGATCTCGGCGTCGTTGCGCAGATCTGCGACAGCGTTACCCTGCTCTACGCCGGCAAGGTCATCGAGGAAGGTCGTACCGCCGAGGTGCTGGCGACCCCGCGTCACATCTATACGCAGGCCCTGATCGCAGCCGGGCCACGCTACGACCGTCCAAACGCCGGCCTGACACCGGTACCGCCCGAAATCTTCGACGAACTCCGCCGCGAGATTGGCCTTCACGACGGGAGCCGCAGCCATGTCTGA
- a CDS encoding ATP-binding cassette domain-containing protein — protein sequence MSEPLLTATGLEVTYGGRRTLAGHHVDGVKVLHGVDITIHRGETIGIVGESGSGKTTLGRALLRLVDTSAGEIRFDGTDITHLPDGRMRPLRRRMQMIFQDPMASLNPRHTIRRILVEPLLLHGVARDRREAERKVASILDRVTLPQACLDRNPHELSGGQRQRIGIARAALLKPAFVLADEIVSGLDVSTQAQVLNLLKELSTDLGLSMAFISHDLSVIRAICDRVYVMRQGRVVEEGPCERVFSAPASNYTRMLLDAIPLPEVDPEWLWRVSENEDAA from the coding sequence ATGTCTGAGCCCCTCCTGACGGCCACTGGCCTCGAGGTCACCTATGGCGGGCGTCGCACGCTGGCCGGCCACCATGTTGATGGCGTCAAAGTGCTGCACGGCGTCGATATCACCATCCATCGTGGCGAGACCATCGGCATCGTCGGCGAAAGCGGCTCCGGCAAGACGACGCTCGGCCGTGCCCTGCTGCGGCTGGTGGACACCTCGGCCGGCGAGATCCGCTTCGACGGCACGGATATCACCCACCTGCCGGACGGACGGATGCGGCCGTTGCGGCGCCGAATGCAGATGATATTCCAGGATCCGATGGCCTCGCTCAATCCGCGCCACACGATCCGTCGCATCCTCGTCGAGCCGCTGCTGCTGCACGGCGTTGCCAGAGATCGGCGTGAAGCCGAGCGCAAAGTCGCTTCGATCCTCGATCGGGTGACGCTGCCGCAGGCCTGCCTCGACCGCAATCCGCACGAACTCTCCGGTGGCCAGCGCCAGCGCATCGGCATTGCCCGGGCGGCGCTGCTAAAGCCGGCTTTCGTGCTTGCCGACGAGATCGTCTCCGGCCTCGACGTCTCGACGCAGGCTCAGGTGCTAAACCTGCTGAAAGAGCTTTCGACGGATCTTGGCCTGTCGATGGCTTTCATCAGCCACGATCTCTCCGTCATCCGCGCCATCTGCGACCGCGTCTATGTGATGCGGCAGGGCCGCGTCGTCGAGGAAGGTCCCTGTGAGCGCGTCTTCTCCGCGCCCGCCTCCAATTATACCCGCATGCTGCTCGATGCCATTCCCCTGCCCGAGGTCGATCCGGAATGGCTGTGGCGCGTCAGCGAAAACGAGGACGCGGCCTGA
- a CDS encoding VOC family protein, whose amino-acid sequence MKKHITAFAFAMTTALSSAGIASADGIPGMRGHDHTGITVPDMKQALDFFVGVVGCEKAMSFGPISDDKGTLMTDLVGVDAKAKIDQVTLVRCGYGSNIEIFQYEAPDQRDLKARNSDIGAFHIALYVDDVGAAKKYLDGKGIATRMGPVPMNDGPIAGQTIMYFQAPWGLQLEAISYPKGMAYEKESKVILWSPKDPAK is encoded by the coding sequence ATGAAGAAGCATATCACGGCCTTCGCATTTGCCATGACCACTGCCCTCTCCAGCGCTGGTATCGCGTCTGCCGACGGCATACCCGGCATGCGCGGTCACGACCACACGGGCATCACCGTGCCCGACATGAAGCAGGCGCTCGACTTCTTCGTCGGCGTCGTCGGCTGCGAAAAAGCCATGTCCTTCGGCCCGATCTCCGACGACAAGGGCACGCTGATGACAGACCTCGTCGGCGTCGATGCCAAGGCCAAGATCGACCAGGTGACGCTGGTGCGCTGCGGCTACGGCTCCAACATCGAGATATTCCAGTACGAGGCCCCGGACCAACGCGACCTGAAGGCGCGCAACAGCGATATCGGCGCCTTCCACATCGCCCTCTATGTCGATGACGTCGGAGCCGCCAAAAAATATCTCGACGGCAAGGGCATCGCCACCCGCATGGGGCCTGTACCGATGAACGACGGCCCGATTGCCGGGCAGACGATCATGTATTTCCAGGCCCCCTGGGGCCTGCAACTCGAAGCCATCAGCTATCCCAAGGGCATGGCCTACGAGAAGGAGTCCAAGGTGATCCTGTGGTCGCCCAAGGACCCCGCAAAATAG
- a CDS encoding bifunctional salicylyl-CoA 5-hydroxylase/oxidoreductase → MKIVCIGGGPAGLYFGLLMKKLHPGHAIRIVERNKPYDTFGWGVVFSDATMESMKVWDPESAAEIQDAFNHWDDIEVWFKGTKQRTSGHGFVGIGRKKLLNILQRRCEALGVELIFETDATSDLDYPDADLVIGSDGLNSKIRNHYPEIFQPDMITRPNRYIWLGTNKLFDAFTFDFRKTDHGWFQAHIYKFDEQTSTFIIETTEEAYRAHGLDTMEQQASIDFCQDLFAEALDGAPLMTNARHMRGSAWLNFNRLICGKWSHFNGNSHVVLMGDAAHTAHFAIGSGTKLAIDDAIELARQFEIHEHSADKIPAVLHAYEEIRRVDVARIQNAARNAMEWFEVVGTRYADALEPEQFMYSMLTRSQRISHENLRLRDRHWLEGYERWFAEKSGLTVGNGRCLPPMFTPFTLRNVTLPNRLVVSPMAMYSANDGLINDFHMVHLGARALGGAGLIFAEMTCVSPDARITPGCLGLWNEEQAAGWKRVVAFVHGNGDAKVGIQIGHAGRKGSTKLAWDGIDQPLDDGNWPLISASAIPYLKNSPVPKAMDRADMDRVKADHVRTVELAVTTGADWLELHCAHGYLLSSFLSPLTNQRTDEYGGSHENRARYPLEIFAAIRAVWPDDKPISVRLSCNDWADGGNTPEDAAVFAQMFKDAGADLIDCSSGQVSKEEKPVYGRLFQTPFSDKIRNEIGIPTIAVGAISEADHANSIISAGRADLCAIARPHLADAAWSLHEAAKIGITSIPWPKQYQSAKSQYENNLARAVPAAPAK, encoded by the coding sequence ATGAAGATCGTTTGCATCGGTGGTGGCCCGGCTGGTCTTTATTTCGGACTTCTGATGAAGAAGCTGCATCCCGGCCATGCCATTCGCATCGTCGAGCGCAACAAGCCCTATGACACCTTCGGCTGGGGCGTGGTGTTTTCCGACGCGACGATGGAATCGATGAAGGTCTGGGATCCGGAGAGTGCCGCCGAGATACAGGATGCCTTCAATCACTGGGACGATATCGAAGTCTGGTTCAAGGGCACGAAACAGCGCACCTCCGGCCATGGCTTCGTCGGCATCGGCCGCAAGAAGCTCCTCAACATCCTGCAGCGCCGCTGCGAGGCGCTCGGCGTGGAACTGATCTTCGAGACCGACGCCACCTCGGACCTCGATTACCCAGATGCCGACCTCGTCATCGGCTCCGACGGTCTGAACTCGAAGATCCGCAACCATTATCCGGAGATATTCCAGCCGGACATGATCACCCGGCCGAACCGTTATATCTGGCTCGGCACCAACAAGCTGTTCGATGCCTTCACCTTCGATTTCCGCAAGACGGATCACGGCTGGTTCCAGGCGCATATCTACAAGTTCGACGAGCAGACATCGACCTTCATCATCGAGACGACGGAAGAGGCCTACCGCGCCCACGGCCTCGACACCATGGAGCAGCAGGCCTCGATCGATTTCTGCCAGGACCTGTTTGCAGAAGCGCTGGACGGCGCGCCACTGATGACCAATGCACGTCACATGCGCGGCAGCGCCTGGCTGAATTTCAACCGGCTGATCTGCGGCAAGTGGAGCCATTTCAACGGCAATTCCCATGTCGTGCTGATGGGCGATGCCGCCCACACCGCGCATTTCGCCATCGGCTCCGGCACCAAGCTTGCCATCGACGACGCCATCGAACTCGCGCGCCAGTTCGAGATCCACGAGCACAGCGCCGACAAGATCCCGGCCGTTCTGCATGCCTACGAGGAGATCCGCCGGGTTGACGTCGCCCGCATCCAGAACGCCGCGCGCAACGCGATGGAATGGTTCGAAGTCGTCGGCACCCGCTATGCCGACGCGCTGGAGCCGGAACAGTTCATGTATTCGATGCTGACCCGCTCCCAGCGTATCAGCCACGAGAACCTGCGGCTGCGCGACAGGCACTGGCTGGAAGGCTATGAGCGCTGGTTTGCCGAGAAATCCGGGCTGACGGTGGGCAACGGCCGCTGCCTGCCGCCGATGTTCACGCCATTCACCCTGCGCAACGTCACCCTGCCGAACCGCCTCGTCGTCTCGCCGATGGCGATGTATTCGGCAAACGACGGCTTGATCAACGACTTTCACATGGTTCACCTCGGCGCCCGCGCTCTGGGTGGTGCTGGCCTGATCTTTGCCGAGATGACCTGCGTCTCGCCGGATGCACGCATCACGCCGGGCTGCCTCGGTCTCTGGAACGAGGAGCAGGCCGCCGGCTGGAAGCGCGTCGTCGCTTTCGTCCATGGCAATGGCGATGCCAAGGTCGGTATCCAGATCGGCCATGCCGGCCGCAAGGGTTCGACCAAGCTCGCGTGGGACGGCATCGACCAGCCGCTCGACGACGGCAACTGGCCGTTGATTTCGGCCTCTGCCATTCCTTACCTGAAAAACAGCCCGGTGCCGAAGGCAATGGACCGCGCCGACATGGACCGCGTCAAGGCCGACCATGTGCGCACGGTGGAGCTTGCCGTCACCACCGGCGCCGATTGGCTGGAGCTGCACTGCGCCCACGGCTACCTGCTGTCGAGCTTCCTGTCGCCGCTAACCAACCAGCGCACCGACGAATATGGTGGCAGCCACGAAAACCGCGCCCGCTATCCGCTGGAAATCTTTGCCGCCATCCGCGCCGTCTGGCCGGACGACAAGCCGATTTCCGTGCGTCTCTCCTGCAACGACTGGGCCGACGGCGGCAACACGCCTGAAGACGCAGCCGTCTTTGCGCAGATGTTCAAGGATGCCGGCGCCGACCTGATCGATTGCTCCTCGGGACAGGTGTCGAAAGAGGAGAAACCGGTTTATGGCCGCCTGTTCCAGACGCCGTTTTCCGACAAGATCCGCAACGAGATCGGCATCCCGACGATCGCCGTCGGCGCCATCTCGGAGGCCGATCATGCCAATTCCATCATCTCGGCTGGTCGCGCCGATCTCTGCGCCATCGCCCGGCCGCATCTCGCCGATGCCGCCTGGTCATTGCACGAAGCAGCAAAAATCGGCATCACTTCCATTCCCTGGCCGAAACAGTACCAGTCGGCCAAATCGCAGTATGAAAACAATCTCGCCCGTGCGGTTCCCGCCGCGCCGGCCAAGTGA
- a CDS encoding SDR family NAD(P)-dependent oxidoreductase, with protein sequence MTHSGRLGGRHALVTGAGSGIGAAIARALSAEGANVTLAGRRLEPLQALASELGVATFVADGFDVTSADAIAAGFAAAKAKFGPVDILVNNAGEAPSAPFEKTSLEMWSRVIAVDLTGVFLVTQAAMTDLRAHGQGARIINIASTAGLTGYGYISAYTAAKHGVIGLTRSLAVELARTGITVNAVCPGFTDTPILDQSINRIVEKTGRTREEAKAEFTRSNPQGRLVRPEEVADTVIWLALPGSASINGQAIAVAGGEVLTG encoded by the coding sequence ATGACCCATTCGGGCAGACTTGGCGGCCGCCATGCGCTCGTCACCGGAGCAGGAAGCGGCATCGGTGCGGCGATTGCCCGCGCGCTGTCCGCCGAGGGCGCCAACGTCACGCTGGCCGGCCGGCGGCTGGAGCCGTTGCAGGCGCTGGCCTCCGAACTGGGCGTAGCGACCTTTGTTGCGGACGGCTTCGACGTTACCAGCGCAGACGCCATCGCCGCTGGCTTTGCAGCCGCGAAGGCTAAATTCGGTCCGGTCGATATCCTGGTCAACAATGCCGGCGAAGCCCCGAGCGCGCCATTCGAAAAGACCAGCCTTGAGATGTGGTCGCGGGTCATCGCTGTCGACCTGACCGGCGTATTCCTGGTGACGCAAGCAGCAATGACAGATTTGCGCGCCCATGGGCAAGGTGCCCGTATCATCAACATCGCCTCGACAGCCGGCCTCACCGGCTATGGCTATATTTCGGCCTACACCGCAGCCAAGCACGGCGTGATCGGGCTTACCCGATCGCTGGCGGTCGAGCTTGCCAGGACTGGCATCACCGTCAACGCCGTCTGCCCCGGCTTCACGGATACGCCGATCCTCGATCAGTCGATCAACAGGATCGTCGAGAAGACCGGCCGAACTCGGGAAGAGGCAAAGGCGGAATTCACCAGATCCAATCCGCAGGGGCGGCTGGTGAGACCCGAGGAAGTGGCAGACACCGTGATATGGCTGGCCTTGCCCGGTAGCGCGTCTATCAACGGCCAGGCAATCGCGGTTGCCGGCGGGGAGGTTCTGACGGGATGA
- a CDS encoding enoyl-CoA hydratase family protein, with the protein MSERDMTMQGHLRPLRDYRPKTFLWDVSEDGRVALLRLNRPERKNPLTFDSYAELRDLFRALAYASDVRTIVITGAGGNFSSGGDVFEIIEPLTRMAMPELLAFTRMTGDLVKAMRKCPQQIIAAVDGICAGAGAILAMASDLRVATPEAKTAFLFTRVGLAGADMGACGMLPRIIGQGRAAELLYTGRSMSSAEGHAWGFYNALHASADLEAEATKLARSIADGPWFAHGMTKTMLNQEWAMGIDEMIDAEAQAQAICMATQDFRRAFEAFAEKRRPEFKGD; encoded by the coding sequence ATGAGCGAGCGCGACATGACGATGCAGGGCCATCTGCGCCCCCTCAGGGACTATCGACCGAAGACCTTCCTCTGGGATGTCAGCGAAGACGGACGGGTAGCATTGCTGCGGCTGAACCGCCCGGAACGCAAGAACCCGCTGACCTTCGACAGCTACGCCGAGCTGCGCGATCTCTTCCGCGCCCTAGCCTATGCCTCCGACGTCAGAACCATCGTCATCACAGGTGCCGGCGGCAATTTCTCCTCAGGCGGCGACGTGTTCGAGATCATCGAGCCGTTGACACGCATGGCGATGCCCGAATTGCTGGCCTTCACACGCATGACCGGCGATCTCGTCAAGGCGATGCGCAAATGCCCGCAGCAGATCATCGCCGCCGTCGATGGCATCTGCGCCGGCGCCGGCGCGATACTCGCCATGGCGTCCGATTTGCGCGTGGCGACGCCAGAGGCCAAGACCGCCTTCCTGTTTACCCGCGTTGGCCTTGCCGGCGCAGACATGGGCGCCTGCGGAATGCTGCCGCGCATCATCGGCCAGGGCCGTGCCGCCGAATTGCTCTATACCGGCCGCTCCATGTCATCGGCCGAAGGCCATGCCTGGGGCTTCTACAATGCCCTGCATGCGAGCGCCGATCTCGAGGCCGAAGCCACCAAGCTCGCCCGCTCGATCGCCGATGGCCCGTGGTTTGCCCATGGCATGACCAAGACCATGCTGAACCAGGAATGGGCGATGGGCATCGACGAAATGATCGATGCGGAAGCCCAGGCCCAGGCGATCTGCATGGCGACACAGGATTTCCGCCGCGCATTCGAGGCATTCGCCGAAAAGCGCCGGCCGGAATTCAAGGGAGACTAG
- a CDS encoding acyl-CoA dehydrogenase family protein, which translates to MQPVATLKGPTRDHLDWPFFDISHRQFAERLDAFAASAPMVAIDHADVDGACRKLVRALGDAGLLEAAVSAPDDPMPIDSRSVCLARETLAWHDGLADFAFAMQGLGTGAIGLSGSGALRSSVLPKVRSGQWVAAFALSEKDAGSDVAAMSCAARLEGDHYILDGEKTWISNGGIADVCTVFARTGEAPGTRGISAFVVFADDPGFSVTERIEVIAPHPLATIRFDACRIPASRRLGTPGEGFKIAMRTLDIFRASVAAAALGFARRALDETLGHVQERPMFGARLADLQLTQAALGDMATGIDAAALLTYRAAWRRDVQQLPTTREAAMAKMTATETAQVVIDRAVQLFGGRGVKTGEITEKLYREIRALRIYEGATEVQKLIVARELLKSK; encoded by the coding sequence ATGCAGCCGGTAGCTACCCTGAAAGGACCAACCCGCGACCATCTCGACTGGCCGTTTTTCGACATCAGCCATCGGCAGTTCGCCGAACGGCTCGATGCCTTCGCCGCGTCTGCACCGATGGTCGCCATCGATCACGCCGATGTCGACGGCGCCTGCCGCAAGCTGGTGCGCGCGCTTGGCGATGCCGGCCTGCTCGAAGCCGCCGTCAGTGCGCCCGACGACCCGATGCCGATCGATTCCCGCAGCGTCTGCCTCGCCCGCGAAACGCTCGCCTGGCATGATGGACTGGCCGATTTCGCCTTCGCCATGCAAGGCCTCGGCACCGGCGCCATCGGCCTGTCCGGCTCCGGGGCATTGCGGTCGTCCGTACTGCCAAAAGTCCGCTCCGGCCAATGGGTTGCGGCCTTCGCGTTGTCGGAAAAGGATGCCGGCTCCGATGTCGCGGCCATGAGCTGTGCCGCCCGCCTGGAGGGCGACCACTACATTCTCGATGGCGAAAAGACCTGGATTTCCAACGGTGGCATCGCCGATGTCTGCACCGTTTTTGCCCGCACCGGCGAAGCACCGGGCACGCGCGGTATCTCTGCCTTCGTGGTCTTTGCGGACGACCCCGGCTTTTCGGTCACCGAACGTATCGAGGTGATCGCGCCGCATCCGCTGGCAACGATCCGCTTCGATGCCTGCCGCATCCCGGCTTCGCGCCGCTTGGGCACACCCGGCGAAGGCTTCAAGATCGCCATGCGCACCCTCGACATCTTCCGCGCCTCGGTGGCAGCCGCCGCCCTGGGCTTTGCGCGCCGGGCCCTGGATGAAACGCTCGGTCATGTCCAGGAACGCCCGATGTTCGGCGCCCGGCTTGCCGACCTCCAGTTGACGCAGGCAGCGCTCGGCGATATGGCGACCGGCATCGACGCAGCGGCTCTTCTCACCTACCGCGCCGCCTGGCGTCGCGACGTGCAGCAGCTGCCGACGACCCGCGAGGCGGCGATGGCCAAGATGACGGCAACGGAGACAGCGCAAGTCGTAATTGATCGCGCCGTCCAGCTGTTTGGCGGGCGCGGCGTGAAAACGGGCGAGATAACCGAGAAACTTTACCGCGAGATCCGCGCGCTTCGCATTTATGAAGGTGCGACCGAAGTGCAGAAGCTGATCGTCGCGCGCGAACTGCTGAAATCAAAGTGA
- a CDS encoding acyl-CoA dehydrogenase: MAHSREIFDWADPFRLQDQLTDDERMVHDTARAYAQDKLAPRVLEAFRHEKTDPAIFREMGELGLLGPTIAPEYGGSGLGYVAYGLIAREVERVDSGYRSMMSVQSSLVMVPIDAFGSEAQKQKYLPKLATGEWIGCFGLTEPNHGSDPGSMATRAKKVDGGYQLTGSKIWISNSPIADVFVVWGKTEDGVIRGFILEKGWKGLTAPAIHGKVGLRASITGEIVMDNVFVPEENLLPNVTGLKGPFTCLNSARYGIAWGTLGAAEDCYARARQYVLDRHQFGRPLAANQLIQKKLADMTTEIALGLQGCLRLGRMKEEGHPPVELTSILKRNSCGKALDIARNARDMLGGNGISDEFGIIRHMVNLEVVNTYEGTHDIHALILGRAITGIAAFAN, translated from the coding sequence ATGGCGCATAGCCGCGAGATATTCGACTGGGCCGACCCTTTCCGTCTGCAGGACCAGCTGACCGACGACGAACGCATGGTCCACGACACCGCTCGCGCCTATGCGCAGGACAAGCTGGCGCCGCGCGTGCTGGAAGCATTTCGCCATGAAAAGACCGATCCCGCGATCTTCCGCGAAATGGGCGAACTCGGCCTGCTCGGCCCGACCATCGCACCTGAATACGGCGGCTCCGGCCTCGGCTATGTCGCATACGGCCTGATCGCCCGCGAGGTCGAGCGCGTCGATAGCGGTTATCGCTCGATGATGTCGGTGCAGTCCTCGCTGGTGATGGTGCCGATCGATGCTTTCGGCTCGGAAGCGCAGAAGCAGAAGTACCTGCCGAAGCTTGCCACCGGCGAATGGATCGGCTGCTTCGGCCTGACGGAACCCAACCACGGCTCCGACCCAGGCTCAATGGCAACGCGCGCCAAGAAGGTCGACGGCGGCTACCAGCTGACCGGGTCGAAGATCTGGATTTCCAATTCGCCGATTGCCGACGTCTTCGTCGTCTGGGGCAAGACCGAGGACGGCGTCATCCGCGGCTTTATCCTCGAAAAGGGCTGGAAGGGCCTGACCGCACCGGCCATCCACGGCAAGGTCGGCCTGCGCGCCTCGATCACAGGCGAAATCGTCATGGACAACGTCTTCGTGCCGGAAGAAAACCTGTTGCCCAACGTCACCGGCCTCAAGGGCCCGTTCACCTGCCTGAACTCGGCCCGCTACGGTATCGCCTGGGGCACCCTCGGGGCTGCCGAGGATTGCTACGCCAGGGCACGCCAATACGTCCTCGACCGGCATCAGTTCGGCCGGCCGCTCGCCGCCAACCAGCTGATCCAGAAGAAGCTCGCGGACATGACGACCGAGATCGCACTTGGCCTGCAAGGTTGCCTGCGGCTCGGCCGGATGAAGGAGGAAGGCCACCCGCCGGTAGAACTGACGTCGATCCTGAAGCGCAACTCCTGCGGCAAGGCGCTCGACATCGCCCGCAACGCCCGTGACATGCTCGGCGGAAACGGCATTTCCGACGAGTTCGGCATCATCCGTCACATGGTCAACCTCGAAGTGGTCAACACCTACGAGGGCACCCACGATATCCATGCCCTGATCCTCGGCCGTGCCATCACCGGCATTGCCGCCTTCGCGAACTGA
- a CDS encoding acyl-CoA thioesterase yields MAFKTTRPLRFGDCDPSGIAYFPSYLNILVGVLEDYFAALGFPWKTMIEERRIGVPTVRLDLTFSSPGFQGDELEFVVIVRRIGRASLDLEHQVSARGKILWTATHRVVATNLDTQQSLAWPADISAALEHHLEKTDAHDPAA; encoded by the coding sequence GTGGCATTCAAGACGACAAGGCCGTTGCGCTTCGGCGATTGCGATCCCTCCGGGATTGCATATTTCCCGTCCTACCTGAACATCCTCGTCGGTGTTCTCGAGGACTATTTCGCAGCGCTCGGTTTTCCCTGGAAGACGATGATCGAAGAGCGGCGGATCGGCGTGCCGACCGTCCGCCTCGACCTGACCTTCTCGTCCCCCGGCTTTCAGGGCGACGAACTGGAATTCGTTGTAATCGTCCGTCGCATCGGCCGCGCCTCCCTCGATCTCGAGCATCAGGTTTCGGCCAGGGGCAAGATCCTCTGGACAGCCACCCACCGCGTCGTTGCCACGAACCTCGACACACAGCAATCGCTTGCCTGGCCGGCCGACATCAGCGCCGCGCTGGAACACCATCTGGAGAAGACCGATGCACACGATCCTGCAGCCTGA
- a CDS encoding RidA family protein, with product MHTILQPEGWAKPIGYANGVAATGRTVFVGGQIGWNAACEFESDDFVDQVRQTLSNIVAILAEGGAGPQHITSMTWYFTDKAEYLANLKGVGQAYRDVIGRHFPAMAAVQVVGLVEDRAKIEIQATAVVPE from the coding sequence ATGCACACGATCCTGCAGCCTGAGGGCTGGGCCAAGCCGATCGGATACGCCAACGGTGTCGCCGCGACGGGTCGCACGGTATTCGTCGGCGGCCAGATCGGCTGGAATGCCGCTTGCGAGTTCGAGAGCGATGACTTTGTCGATCAGGTCCGCCAGACCCTTTCCAATATCGTCGCCATCCTCGCCGAAGGCGGTGCCGGGCCACAGCACATCACGTCGATGACCTGGTATTTCACGGACAAGGCCGAATACCTCGCCAACCTCAAGGGCGTTGGCCAAGCCTACCGCGACGTCATCGGCCGGCATTTTCCGGCGATGGCTGCAGTGCAGGTCGTCGGCCTCGTCGAGGACCGCGCCAAGATCGAGATCCAGGCCACCGCCGTCGTTCCGGAATAG